One Mangifera indica cultivar Alphonso chromosome 4, CATAS_Mindica_2.1, whole genome shotgun sequence genomic region harbors:
- the LOC123213998 gene encoding uncharacterized protein LOC123213998 isoform X4: MPSIYLDKAAQDPSSSAGALWGSEEECELDTKSFKGIRLQKMDHDNKEFFWLGSPWMSRKRRKHYQAFCRNGVKISVHDFVYVLAEEDKRLVAYLEDMYEDSRSNKMVVVRWFHKIDEVGLVLPHNFNDREIFFSLCLQDLSIECIDGLATVLSPQHFEKFLNEARHTHLQPFMCRKQFDNDDIQPFDITQVRGYWKQEILRYMSVSSSSSDHTNSQRLYEGQRFEKISNDTSEIRPKKRHRQSKDDHVYMQYINRKDSLNAEYTGGHILSKSSDCKSVPELGHIVRIGSAANESGQYLKVGSHVEVLSQDSGMRGCWLRALVIKKHKDKVKVQYHDIKDAADESNLLEEWVLASRVAVSDQFGLRVSGRTIVRPAVDTNKGRVSWAIDIGNIVDVWWHDGWWEGIVIQIEAKDKFHVYFPGEKRKSIFGIGDLRHSQEWLGNRWIHVKERPDAVNSILSGLGMKQVLEKTCDGNAVQPAICASRQSSKDDTESSESLLDSGDEKLKNLDLVPDLSKDGLLSQLKWKSSGKRRRTGGSTIRKQHYRVHCGKNTSEVIGSGTCERFFIPKTIKVDRDNCKYLSDSLFSPSVGPPLTSLVMSR, from the exons ATGCCCTCAATATATCTAG ACAAAGCGGCACAAGACCCTTCATCATCAGCTGGTGCTTTATGGGGTAGTGAAGAAGAGTGTGAATTGGATACAAAATCATTTAAG GGTATTCGGCTGCAGAAAATGGACCATgataataaagaatttttttggTTAGGTTCTCCTTGGATGTCCAGGAAAAGACGGAAGCATTATCAGGCATTTTGCCGGAATGGTGTTAAAATTTCT GTACACGACTTTGTATATGTTTTAGCTGAGGAGGATAAAAGACTGGTTGCATACTTGGAAGACATGTACGAGGATTCGAGAAGCAATAAGATGGTTGTGGTACGATGGTTTCACAAAATTGATGAGGTTGGTTTAGTTTTGCCTCACAATTTTAATGACAGAgagattttcttttctctttgtcttcaaGATCTCAGTATTGAATGTATTGATGGATTGGCTACTGTCCTCAGTCCCCAGCATTTTGAGAAGTTCCTGAATGAGGCAAGACATACTCATCTGCAACCATTTATGTGCCGCAAGCagtttgataatgatgataTCCAGCCCTTTGACATAACTCAGGTTAGAGGTTACTGGAAACAAGAAATTCTTAGGTACATGTCTGTCTCTTCTTCCTCGAGTGACCATACAAATTCTCAACGACTTTATGAAGGCCAACGATTTGAGAAAATCAGCAATGACACCTCTGAGATCAGGCCTAAGAAGAGGCATCGTCAGTCAAAAGATGATCATGTGTACATGCAGTACATCAATAGGAAAGATTCATTGAATGCAGAATACACGGGTGGTCATATTTTGAGTAAGAGTTCTGATTGTAAAAGTGTTCCAGAATTGGGCCATATAGTTAGGATTGGTTCTGCTGCTAATGAAAGTGGTCAATACTTGAAAGTAGGTTCTCATGTAGAAGTCCTCTCTCAGGATAGTGGCATGCGAGGATGCTGGCTTAGAGCTTTAGTAATCAAGAAGCATAAAGATAAGGTTAAGGTGCAATATCATGACATTAAGGATGCGGCTGATGAATCTAACTTATTAGAG GAGTGGGTTTTGGCATCCAGGGTTGCAGTTTCTGATCAATTTGGACTTCGGGTTTCTGGAAGGACTATTGTTCGACCTGCTGTGGACACTAATAAAGGCAGAGTATCATGGGCTATTGATATTGGTAACATTGTGGACGTTTGGTGGCATGACGGCTGGTGGGAAGGCATTGTAATTCAGATAGAAGCTAAAGATAAATTCCATGTCTATTTCCCAG GGGAAAAGCGAAAATCAATATTCGGCATTGGTGATTTGAGACATTCCCAAGAATGGTTGGGAAATAGATGGATACATGTAAAAGAAAGACCTGATGCAGTGAACTCCATACTATCTGGCTTGGGAATGAAGCAAGTTTTGGAGAAAACTTGTGATGGCAATGCTGTGCAACCTGCTATTTGCGCTAGCAGACAATCATCGAAGGACGATACTGAATCTAGTGAATCTCTTTTGGACTCTGGAgatgaaaagttgaaaaacttggATCTGGTTCCAGATCTTTCAAAGGATGGGTTGCTTTCCCAGTTGAAGTGGAAATCATCAGGGAAGAGAAGACGCACTGGTGGGAGCACTATCCGTAAGCAGCATTATAGAGTTCATTGCGGCAAAAACACCTCAGAAGTCATTGGATCTGGTACTTGTGAAAGATTTTTTATTCCAAAGACCATAAAAGTTGATCGTGATAACTGCAAGTACTTGAGTGATTCTCTCTTTAGTCCTTCAGTTGGGCCTCCTCTAACAAGCTTGGTTATGTCTAGGTGA
- the LOC123213998 gene encoding uncharacterized protein LOC123213998 isoform X1, producing MEGVAVESSPSCYVSWEEVNLSSDKGRREVHYYLKKQGGNGSDLVVIGRERSLRHMSYHYVNKNILLSLSTTTPLFKLKSRREVIHWLNSIISDLYKAAQDPSSSAGALWGSEEECELDTKSFKGIRLQKMDHDNKEFFWLGSPWMSRKRRKHYQAFCRNGVKISVHDFVYVLAEEDKRLVAYLEDMYEDSRSNKMVVVRWFHKIDEVGLVLPHNFNDREIFFSLCLQDLSIECIDGLATVLSPQHFEKFLNEARHTHLQPFMCRKQFDNDDIQPFDITQVRGYWKQEILRYMSVSSSSSDHTNSQRLYEGQRFEKISNDTSEIRPKKRHRQSKDDHVYMQYINRKDSLNAEYTGGHILSKSSDCKSVPELGHIVRIGSAANESGQYLKVGSHVEVLSQDSGMRGCWLRALVIKKHKDKVKVQYHDIKDAADESNLLEEWVLASRVAVSDQFGLRVSGRTIVRPAVDTNKGRVSWAIDIGNIVDVWWHDGWWEGIVIQIEAKDKFHVYFPGEKRKSIFGIGDLRHSQEWLGNRWIHVKERPDAVNSILSGLGMKQVLEKTCDGNAVQPAICASRQSSKDDTESSESLLDSGDEKLKNLDLVPDLSKDGLLSQLKWKSSGKRRRTGGSTIRKQHYRVHCGKNTSEVIGSGTCERFFIPKTIKVDRDNCKYLSDSLFSPSVGPPLTSLVMSR from the exons ATGGAGGGTGTAGCGGTGGAATCGTCGCCGTCGTGTTACGTGAGTTGGGAGGAGGTGAACCTGTCGAGCGACAAGGGAAGGAGAGAGGTTCATTATTATCTGAAGAAACAAGGTGGTAATGGTTCGGATCTGGTTGTGATAGGGAGAGAGAGAAGCTTGAGGCACATGTCTTATCACTACGTTAATAAGAATATTTTGTTATCGTTGTCTACGACGACGCCGCTTTTTAAGCTTAAGTCGAGGCGAGAGGTCATTCATTGGCTCAACTCAATTATTTCAG ATTTGT ACAAAGCGGCACAAGACCCTTCATCATCAGCTGGTGCTTTATGGGGTAGTGAAGAAGAGTGTGAATTGGATACAAAATCATTTAAG GGTATTCGGCTGCAGAAAATGGACCATgataataaagaatttttttggTTAGGTTCTCCTTGGATGTCCAGGAAAAGACGGAAGCATTATCAGGCATTTTGCCGGAATGGTGTTAAAATTTCT GTACACGACTTTGTATATGTTTTAGCTGAGGAGGATAAAAGACTGGTTGCATACTTGGAAGACATGTACGAGGATTCGAGAAGCAATAAGATGGTTGTGGTACGATGGTTTCACAAAATTGATGAGGTTGGTTTAGTTTTGCCTCACAATTTTAATGACAGAgagattttcttttctctttgtcttcaaGATCTCAGTATTGAATGTATTGATGGATTGGCTACTGTCCTCAGTCCCCAGCATTTTGAGAAGTTCCTGAATGAGGCAAGACATACTCATCTGCAACCATTTATGTGCCGCAAGCagtttgataatgatgataTCCAGCCCTTTGACATAACTCAGGTTAGAGGTTACTGGAAACAAGAAATTCTTAGGTACATGTCTGTCTCTTCTTCCTCGAGTGACCATACAAATTCTCAACGACTTTATGAAGGCCAACGATTTGAGAAAATCAGCAATGACACCTCTGAGATCAGGCCTAAGAAGAGGCATCGTCAGTCAAAAGATGATCATGTGTACATGCAGTACATCAATAGGAAAGATTCATTGAATGCAGAATACACGGGTGGTCATATTTTGAGTAAGAGTTCTGATTGTAAAAGTGTTCCAGAATTGGGCCATATAGTTAGGATTGGTTCTGCTGCTAATGAAAGTGGTCAATACTTGAAAGTAGGTTCTCATGTAGAAGTCCTCTCTCAGGATAGTGGCATGCGAGGATGCTGGCTTAGAGCTTTAGTAATCAAGAAGCATAAAGATAAGGTTAAGGTGCAATATCATGACATTAAGGATGCGGCTGATGAATCTAACTTATTAGAG GAGTGGGTTTTGGCATCCAGGGTTGCAGTTTCTGATCAATTTGGACTTCGGGTTTCTGGAAGGACTATTGTTCGACCTGCTGTGGACACTAATAAAGGCAGAGTATCATGGGCTATTGATATTGGTAACATTGTGGACGTTTGGTGGCATGACGGCTGGTGGGAAGGCATTGTAATTCAGATAGAAGCTAAAGATAAATTCCATGTCTATTTCCCAG GGGAAAAGCGAAAATCAATATTCGGCATTGGTGATTTGAGACATTCCCAAGAATGGTTGGGAAATAGATGGATACATGTAAAAGAAAGACCTGATGCAGTGAACTCCATACTATCTGGCTTGGGAATGAAGCAAGTTTTGGAGAAAACTTGTGATGGCAATGCTGTGCAACCTGCTATTTGCGCTAGCAGACAATCATCGAAGGACGATACTGAATCTAGTGAATCTCTTTTGGACTCTGGAgatgaaaagttgaaaaacttggATCTGGTTCCAGATCTTTCAAAGGATGGGTTGCTTTCCCAGTTGAAGTGGAAATCATCAGGGAAGAGAAGACGCACTGGTGGGAGCACTATCCGTAAGCAGCATTATAGAGTTCATTGCGGCAAAAACACCTCAGAAGTCATTGGATCTGGTACTTGTGAAAGATTTTTTATTCCAAAGACCATAAAAGTTGATCGTGATAACTGCAAGTACTTGAGTGATTCTCTCTTTAGTCCTTCAGTTGGGCCTCCTCTAACAAGCTTGGTTATGTCTAGGTGA
- the LOC123213998 gene encoding uncharacterized protein LOC123213998 isoform X3 → MPSIYLDLYKAAQDPSSSAGALWGSEEECELDTKSFKGIRLQKMDHDNKEFFWLGSPWMSRKRRKHYQAFCRNGVKISVHDFVYVLAEEDKRLVAYLEDMYEDSRSNKMVVVRWFHKIDEVGLVLPHNFNDREIFFSLCLQDLSIECIDGLATVLSPQHFEKFLNEARHTHLQPFMCRKQFDNDDIQPFDITQVRGYWKQEILRYMSVSSSSSDHTNSQRLYEGQRFEKISNDTSEIRPKKRHRQSKDDHVYMQYINRKDSLNAEYTGGHILSKSSDCKSVPELGHIVRIGSAANESGQYLKVGSHVEVLSQDSGMRGCWLRALVIKKHKDKVKVQYHDIKDAADESNLLEEWVLASRVAVSDQFGLRVSGRTIVRPAVDTNKGRVSWAIDIGNIVDVWWHDGWWEGIVIQIEAKDKFHVYFPGEKRKSIFGIGDLRHSQEWLGNRWIHVKERPDAVNSILSGLGMKQVLEKTCDGNAVQPAICASRQSSKDDTESSESLLDSGDEKLKNLDLVPDLSKDGLLSQLKWKSSGKRRRTGGSTIRKQHYRVHCGKNTSEVIGSGTCERFFIPKTIKVDRDNCKYLSDSLFSPSVGPPLTSLVMSR, encoded by the exons ATGCCCTCAATATATCTAG ATTTGT ACAAAGCGGCACAAGACCCTTCATCATCAGCTGGTGCTTTATGGGGTAGTGAAGAAGAGTGTGAATTGGATACAAAATCATTTAAG GGTATTCGGCTGCAGAAAATGGACCATgataataaagaatttttttggTTAGGTTCTCCTTGGATGTCCAGGAAAAGACGGAAGCATTATCAGGCATTTTGCCGGAATGGTGTTAAAATTTCT GTACACGACTTTGTATATGTTTTAGCTGAGGAGGATAAAAGACTGGTTGCATACTTGGAAGACATGTACGAGGATTCGAGAAGCAATAAGATGGTTGTGGTACGATGGTTTCACAAAATTGATGAGGTTGGTTTAGTTTTGCCTCACAATTTTAATGACAGAgagattttcttttctctttgtcttcaaGATCTCAGTATTGAATGTATTGATGGATTGGCTACTGTCCTCAGTCCCCAGCATTTTGAGAAGTTCCTGAATGAGGCAAGACATACTCATCTGCAACCATTTATGTGCCGCAAGCagtttgataatgatgataTCCAGCCCTTTGACATAACTCAGGTTAGAGGTTACTGGAAACAAGAAATTCTTAGGTACATGTCTGTCTCTTCTTCCTCGAGTGACCATACAAATTCTCAACGACTTTATGAAGGCCAACGATTTGAGAAAATCAGCAATGACACCTCTGAGATCAGGCCTAAGAAGAGGCATCGTCAGTCAAAAGATGATCATGTGTACATGCAGTACATCAATAGGAAAGATTCATTGAATGCAGAATACACGGGTGGTCATATTTTGAGTAAGAGTTCTGATTGTAAAAGTGTTCCAGAATTGGGCCATATAGTTAGGATTGGTTCTGCTGCTAATGAAAGTGGTCAATACTTGAAAGTAGGTTCTCATGTAGAAGTCCTCTCTCAGGATAGTGGCATGCGAGGATGCTGGCTTAGAGCTTTAGTAATCAAGAAGCATAAAGATAAGGTTAAGGTGCAATATCATGACATTAAGGATGCGGCTGATGAATCTAACTTATTAGAG GAGTGGGTTTTGGCATCCAGGGTTGCAGTTTCTGATCAATTTGGACTTCGGGTTTCTGGAAGGACTATTGTTCGACCTGCTGTGGACACTAATAAAGGCAGAGTATCATGGGCTATTGATATTGGTAACATTGTGGACGTTTGGTGGCATGACGGCTGGTGGGAAGGCATTGTAATTCAGATAGAAGCTAAAGATAAATTCCATGTCTATTTCCCAG GGGAAAAGCGAAAATCAATATTCGGCATTGGTGATTTGAGACATTCCCAAGAATGGTTGGGAAATAGATGGATACATGTAAAAGAAAGACCTGATGCAGTGAACTCCATACTATCTGGCTTGGGAATGAAGCAAGTTTTGGAGAAAACTTGTGATGGCAATGCTGTGCAACCTGCTATTTGCGCTAGCAGACAATCATCGAAGGACGATACTGAATCTAGTGAATCTCTTTTGGACTCTGGAgatgaaaagttgaaaaacttggATCTGGTTCCAGATCTTTCAAAGGATGGGTTGCTTTCCCAGTTGAAGTGGAAATCATCAGGGAAGAGAAGACGCACTGGTGGGAGCACTATCCGTAAGCAGCATTATAGAGTTCATTGCGGCAAAAACACCTCAGAAGTCATTGGATCTGGTACTTGTGAAAGATTTTTTATTCCAAAGACCATAAAAGTTGATCGTGATAACTGCAAGTACTTGAGTGATTCTCTCTTTAGTCCTTCAGTTGGGCCTCCTCTAACAAGCTTGGTTATGTCTAGGTGA
- the LOC123213998 gene encoding uncharacterized protein LOC123213998 isoform X2 encodes MEGVAVESSPSCYVSWEEVNLSSDKGRREVHYYLKKQGGNGSDLVVIGRERSLRHMSYHYVNKNILLSLSTTTPLFKLKSRREVIHWLNSIISDKAAQDPSSSAGALWGSEEECELDTKSFKGIRLQKMDHDNKEFFWLGSPWMSRKRRKHYQAFCRNGVKISVHDFVYVLAEEDKRLVAYLEDMYEDSRSNKMVVVRWFHKIDEVGLVLPHNFNDREIFFSLCLQDLSIECIDGLATVLSPQHFEKFLNEARHTHLQPFMCRKQFDNDDIQPFDITQVRGYWKQEILRYMSVSSSSSDHTNSQRLYEGQRFEKISNDTSEIRPKKRHRQSKDDHVYMQYINRKDSLNAEYTGGHILSKSSDCKSVPELGHIVRIGSAANESGQYLKVGSHVEVLSQDSGMRGCWLRALVIKKHKDKVKVQYHDIKDAADESNLLEEWVLASRVAVSDQFGLRVSGRTIVRPAVDTNKGRVSWAIDIGNIVDVWWHDGWWEGIVIQIEAKDKFHVYFPGEKRKSIFGIGDLRHSQEWLGNRWIHVKERPDAVNSILSGLGMKQVLEKTCDGNAVQPAICASRQSSKDDTESSESLLDSGDEKLKNLDLVPDLSKDGLLSQLKWKSSGKRRRTGGSTIRKQHYRVHCGKNTSEVIGSGTCERFFIPKTIKVDRDNCKYLSDSLFSPSVGPPLTSLVMSR; translated from the exons ATGGAGGGTGTAGCGGTGGAATCGTCGCCGTCGTGTTACGTGAGTTGGGAGGAGGTGAACCTGTCGAGCGACAAGGGAAGGAGAGAGGTTCATTATTATCTGAAGAAACAAGGTGGTAATGGTTCGGATCTGGTTGTGATAGGGAGAGAGAGAAGCTTGAGGCACATGTCTTATCACTACGTTAATAAGAATATTTTGTTATCGTTGTCTACGACGACGCCGCTTTTTAAGCTTAAGTCGAGGCGAGAGGTCATTCATTGGCTCAACTCAATTATTTCAG ACAAAGCGGCACAAGACCCTTCATCATCAGCTGGTGCTTTATGGGGTAGTGAAGAAGAGTGTGAATTGGATACAAAATCATTTAAG GGTATTCGGCTGCAGAAAATGGACCATgataataaagaatttttttggTTAGGTTCTCCTTGGATGTCCAGGAAAAGACGGAAGCATTATCAGGCATTTTGCCGGAATGGTGTTAAAATTTCT GTACACGACTTTGTATATGTTTTAGCTGAGGAGGATAAAAGACTGGTTGCATACTTGGAAGACATGTACGAGGATTCGAGAAGCAATAAGATGGTTGTGGTACGATGGTTTCACAAAATTGATGAGGTTGGTTTAGTTTTGCCTCACAATTTTAATGACAGAgagattttcttttctctttgtcttcaaGATCTCAGTATTGAATGTATTGATGGATTGGCTACTGTCCTCAGTCCCCAGCATTTTGAGAAGTTCCTGAATGAGGCAAGACATACTCATCTGCAACCATTTATGTGCCGCAAGCagtttgataatgatgataTCCAGCCCTTTGACATAACTCAGGTTAGAGGTTACTGGAAACAAGAAATTCTTAGGTACATGTCTGTCTCTTCTTCCTCGAGTGACCATACAAATTCTCAACGACTTTATGAAGGCCAACGATTTGAGAAAATCAGCAATGACACCTCTGAGATCAGGCCTAAGAAGAGGCATCGTCAGTCAAAAGATGATCATGTGTACATGCAGTACATCAATAGGAAAGATTCATTGAATGCAGAATACACGGGTGGTCATATTTTGAGTAAGAGTTCTGATTGTAAAAGTGTTCCAGAATTGGGCCATATAGTTAGGATTGGTTCTGCTGCTAATGAAAGTGGTCAATACTTGAAAGTAGGTTCTCATGTAGAAGTCCTCTCTCAGGATAGTGGCATGCGAGGATGCTGGCTTAGAGCTTTAGTAATCAAGAAGCATAAAGATAAGGTTAAGGTGCAATATCATGACATTAAGGATGCGGCTGATGAATCTAACTTATTAGAG GAGTGGGTTTTGGCATCCAGGGTTGCAGTTTCTGATCAATTTGGACTTCGGGTTTCTGGAAGGACTATTGTTCGACCTGCTGTGGACACTAATAAAGGCAGAGTATCATGGGCTATTGATATTGGTAACATTGTGGACGTTTGGTGGCATGACGGCTGGTGGGAAGGCATTGTAATTCAGATAGAAGCTAAAGATAAATTCCATGTCTATTTCCCAG GGGAAAAGCGAAAATCAATATTCGGCATTGGTGATTTGAGACATTCCCAAGAATGGTTGGGAAATAGATGGATACATGTAAAAGAAAGACCTGATGCAGTGAACTCCATACTATCTGGCTTGGGAATGAAGCAAGTTTTGGAGAAAACTTGTGATGGCAATGCTGTGCAACCTGCTATTTGCGCTAGCAGACAATCATCGAAGGACGATACTGAATCTAGTGAATCTCTTTTGGACTCTGGAgatgaaaagttgaaaaacttggATCTGGTTCCAGATCTTTCAAAGGATGGGTTGCTTTCCCAGTTGAAGTGGAAATCATCAGGGAAGAGAAGACGCACTGGTGGGAGCACTATCCGTAAGCAGCATTATAGAGTTCATTGCGGCAAAAACACCTCAGAAGTCATTGGATCTGGTACTTGTGAAAGATTTTTTATTCCAAAGACCATAAAAGTTGATCGTGATAACTGCAAGTACTTGAGTGATTCTCTCTTTAGTCCTTCAGTTGGGCCTCCTCTAACAAGCTTGGTTATGTCTAGGTGA
- the LOC123213998 gene encoding uncharacterized protein LOC123213998 isoform X5, whose protein sequence is MDHDNKEFFWLGSPWMSRKRRKHYQAFCRNGVKISVHDFVYVLAEEDKRLVAYLEDMYEDSRSNKMVVVRWFHKIDEVGLVLPHNFNDREIFFSLCLQDLSIECIDGLATVLSPQHFEKFLNEARHTHLQPFMCRKQFDNDDIQPFDITQVRGYWKQEILRYMSVSSSSSDHTNSQRLYEGQRFEKISNDTSEIRPKKRHRQSKDDHVYMQYINRKDSLNAEYTGGHILSKSSDCKSVPELGHIVRIGSAANESGQYLKVGSHVEVLSQDSGMRGCWLRALVIKKHKDKVKVQYHDIKDAADESNLLEEWVLASRVAVSDQFGLRVSGRTIVRPAVDTNKGRVSWAIDIGNIVDVWWHDGWWEGIVIQIEAKDKFHVYFPGEKRKSIFGIGDLRHSQEWLGNRWIHVKERPDAVNSILSGLGMKQVLEKTCDGNAVQPAICASRQSSKDDTESSESLLDSGDEKLKNLDLVPDLSKDGLLSQLKWKSSGKRRRTGGSTIRKQHYRVHCGKNTSEVIGSGTCERFFIPKTIKVDRDNCKYLSDSLFSPSVGPPLTSLVMSR, encoded by the exons ATGGACCATgataataaagaatttttttggTTAGGTTCTCCTTGGATGTCCAGGAAAAGACGGAAGCATTATCAGGCATTTTGCCGGAATGGTGTTAAAATTTCT GTACACGACTTTGTATATGTTTTAGCTGAGGAGGATAAAAGACTGGTTGCATACTTGGAAGACATGTACGAGGATTCGAGAAGCAATAAGATGGTTGTGGTACGATGGTTTCACAAAATTGATGAGGTTGGTTTAGTTTTGCCTCACAATTTTAATGACAGAgagattttcttttctctttgtcttcaaGATCTCAGTATTGAATGTATTGATGGATTGGCTACTGTCCTCAGTCCCCAGCATTTTGAGAAGTTCCTGAATGAGGCAAGACATACTCATCTGCAACCATTTATGTGCCGCAAGCagtttgataatgatgataTCCAGCCCTTTGACATAACTCAGGTTAGAGGTTACTGGAAACAAGAAATTCTTAGGTACATGTCTGTCTCTTCTTCCTCGAGTGACCATACAAATTCTCAACGACTTTATGAAGGCCAACGATTTGAGAAAATCAGCAATGACACCTCTGAGATCAGGCCTAAGAAGAGGCATCGTCAGTCAAAAGATGATCATGTGTACATGCAGTACATCAATAGGAAAGATTCATTGAATGCAGAATACACGGGTGGTCATATTTTGAGTAAGAGTTCTGATTGTAAAAGTGTTCCAGAATTGGGCCATATAGTTAGGATTGGTTCTGCTGCTAATGAAAGTGGTCAATACTTGAAAGTAGGTTCTCATGTAGAAGTCCTCTCTCAGGATAGTGGCATGCGAGGATGCTGGCTTAGAGCTTTAGTAATCAAGAAGCATAAAGATAAGGTTAAGGTGCAATATCATGACATTAAGGATGCGGCTGATGAATCTAACTTATTAGAG GAGTGGGTTTTGGCATCCAGGGTTGCAGTTTCTGATCAATTTGGACTTCGGGTTTCTGGAAGGACTATTGTTCGACCTGCTGTGGACACTAATAAAGGCAGAGTATCATGGGCTATTGATATTGGTAACATTGTGGACGTTTGGTGGCATGACGGCTGGTGGGAAGGCATTGTAATTCAGATAGAAGCTAAAGATAAATTCCATGTCTATTTCCCAG GGGAAAAGCGAAAATCAATATTCGGCATTGGTGATTTGAGACATTCCCAAGAATGGTTGGGAAATAGATGGATACATGTAAAAGAAAGACCTGATGCAGTGAACTCCATACTATCTGGCTTGGGAATGAAGCAAGTTTTGGAGAAAACTTGTGATGGCAATGCTGTGCAACCTGCTATTTGCGCTAGCAGACAATCATCGAAGGACGATACTGAATCTAGTGAATCTCTTTTGGACTCTGGAgatgaaaagttgaaaaacttggATCTGGTTCCAGATCTTTCAAAGGATGGGTTGCTTTCCCAGTTGAAGTGGAAATCATCAGGGAAGAGAAGACGCACTGGTGGGAGCACTATCCGTAAGCAGCATTATAGAGTTCATTGCGGCAAAAACACCTCAGAAGTCATTGGATCTGGTACTTGTGAAAGATTTTTTATTCCAAAGACCATAAAAGTTGATCGTGATAACTGCAAGTACTTGAGTGATTCTCTCTTTAGTCCTTCAGTTGGGCCTCCTCTAACAAGCTTGGTTATGTCTAGGTGA
- the LOC123214360 gene encoding heavy metal-associated isoprenylated plant protein 26 encodes MHLTEYSLYLFIFVQCDKLIITYVKLQICCMVIRVNLDCSGCCRKMRRILLNMKEVESHAIDKQQCKVMVCGRIRPSDVAIKVRKKMNRRVEILEIQELNEGNEQEDQQ; translated from the exons ATGCATTTAACTGAA TAttccctttatttatttatttttgttcaatgTGACAAACTGATAATTACTTATGTAAAATTGCAGATTTGTTGCATGGTGATAAGAGTTAACCTAGACTGCAGTGGTTGCTGCAGGAAAATGAGGAGGATTCTTCTAAACATGAAAG AGGTAGAGTCACATGCCATTGACAAGCAACAATGCAAAGTAATGGTTTGTGGAAGAATAAGACCATCAGATGTGGCGATAAAagtgaggaagaagatgaaccgTAGAGTTGAAATACTGGAAATTCAAGAGCTGAATGAGGGAAACGAACAAGAAGATCAACAGTAA
- the LOC123213237 gene encoding uncharacterized protein LOC123213237, with product MSSPGDGVRIKNKELPRIVGFKKSRTNSSLPGTSLASMESLSMPLVQEVVLSADIKCEECQKRVADIMSRLKETESVLINVLEKTVTLTCRYPGVVKVSTKQVATIQKNPLSKIAMIKRIFRSSRH from the exons ATGTCGTCTCCGGGTGATGGGGTCAGGATTAAGAACAAGGAGCTGCCAAGAATTGTTGGGTTCAAAAAGTCAAGGACCAACTCATCACTTCCTGGAACTTCCCTTGCTTCTATGGAATCCTTGTCCATGCCTCTG GTCCAGGAAGTTGTTCTCTCTGCAGATATTAAGTGTGAGGAGTGTCAGAAAAGAGTAGCCGATATAATGTCAAGACTCAAAG AGACAGAGTCTGTGTTGATTAATGTGCTGGAGAAGACGGTAACACTCACATGTAGATATCCTGGTGTTGTCAAGGTATCAACGAAGCAAGTTGCAACCATACAGAAAAACCCTCTAAGTAAAATCGCCATGATTAAGCGGATATTTCGTTCATCCCGCCATTGA